One genomic region from Desulfatibacillum aliphaticivorans DSM 15576 encodes:
- a CDS encoding terminase large subunit domain-containing protein: MGVSDKERRLAETLRDPVLWGQAYLYNRDGSARSYWDHQKEDLRCSHKNIIHLDGRDVGKSIVLSTDALHYAFTTRGGKGLIAAPHQGHLDTVIEELEYQLDHNEDLMNSIAISKYGKPKITRKPYFRLEFTNGSVIYFRPAGAYGDAFRSLHVDRVWVDEGAWLSERAWKALRQCLKTGGRLKIYSTPNGLRNTTYYRLTLSEQFKVFRWASWLNPFWTAERESELLEFYGGKDTSGWQHEVAGEHGKPSYGTFNVEQFNLCRQELLEYQKVTITDTELRDCETEEAAYDRLELLLNLTPRTGLFWIGGDLGYTNDPTELVIFQEAEVGDRSILKLVLRIHMEHVSYPHIAQTIALLERYFTPAGIGVDNGGNGLAVVQELLTLDKYKELELGGRLKGFDFGGMTRLTIRDGKEIKKRTKELMTSLINGALQRKQIIFPSDDLEIEDQFTTQTYTLRDGKIIYSKGNDHIIDAVRCAMLIREQGNLDLAGEETVWLKPVLTEPVFI; the protein is encoded by the coding sequence ATGGGTGTCTCTGATAAGGAGCGCAGACTGGCCGAAACACTCCGTGACCCGGTTTTGTGGGGACAAGCATATCTCTACAACCGCGACGGTTCGGCACGGTCGTATTGGGACCATCAGAAGGAAGATCTCCGCTGCTCCCACAAAAACATCATCCACCTCGATGGCCGTGATGTTGGCAAGTCGATCGTGCTCTCAACGGATGCACTGCACTATGCCTTCACGACTCGCGGCGGAAAGGGATTGATTGCCGCTCCTCATCAGGGACATCTTGACACAGTAATCGAAGAACTTGAGTACCAGCTGGATCACAATGAAGACTTGATGAACAGCATTGCCATCTCGAAATACGGTAAACCCAAAATAACCCGGAAGCCATACTTCCGACTGGAGTTTACCAATGGCTCCGTGATCTATTTCCGTCCGGCTGGTGCGTATGGCGATGCATTCCGCTCGCTTCATGTAGACCGGGTTTGGGTAGATGAAGGCGCGTGGCTTTCCGAGCGTGCATGGAAGGCGCTCAGACAATGCTTGAAAACAGGCGGCCGCCTGAAAATCTATTCCACCCCCAATGGCCTGCGAAACACCACCTACTATCGGCTGACCCTGTCGGAACAATTCAAGGTGTTCCGCTGGGCTTCATGGCTCAACCCGTTCTGGACCGCTGAACGTGAATCGGAGCTGCTGGAGTTTTATGGCGGCAAAGACACCTCGGGCTGGCAGCATGAGGTTGCCGGGGAACACGGAAAACCCTCATACGGGACGTTCAACGTGGAGCAGTTCAATCTCTGCCGACAGGAATTACTGGAATATCAGAAGGTCACCATTACCGATACCGAGCTGCGTGATTGTGAAACGGAGGAAGCTGCCTATGACCGGCTTGAACTGCTGCTCAACCTCACGCCCCGAACCGGGTTATTCTGGATTGGCGGTGACCTTGGATATACCAATGACCCGACCGAGCTGGTTATCTTTCAGGAAGCCGAGGTGGGTGATCGCAGCATCCTGAAGCTGGTGCTGCGTATTCACATGGAGCATGTTTCGTATCCGCACATTGCCCAGACCATCGCACTGCTCGAGCGCTATTTCACTCCGGCGGGAATCGGCGTGGACAATGGAGGCAACGGTCTGGCCGTGGTGCAGGAACTGCTGACTCTCGACAAATACAAAGAGCTGGAACTGGGAGGCAGATTGAAAGGCTTCGACTTCGGCGGTATGACCCGGCTCACCATCCGCGATGGCAAGGAGATCAAGAAGCGGACAAAAGAGCTGATGACCAGCCTGATTAACGGTGCCCTCCAGCGCAAACAGATCATCTTCCCGTCAGACGATCTGGAAATTGAAGACCAGTTCACCACCCAGACGTACACCCTGCGGGACGGTAAGATCATCTACTCCAAAGGCAACGACCACATCATCGACGCGGTCCGCTGTGCCATGCTCATTCGGGAGCAAGGCAACCTCGACCTTGCCGGTGAGGAGACCGTCTGGCTCAAACCTGTTCTGACAGAGCCGGTCTTTATTTAA
- a CDS encoding tyrosine-type recombinase/integrase, producing the protein MPNSSDRLEAAIERFCAHLSAENKAEGTVTAYRRDLRLVACVAESFQPGLCCQDVTPGLLDRALSSPEILTTNSGARSPASVHRLKAAVRSFFTWTTDAGLTSENPARAVRMKRLAQKPPVFLTASEKKALLKEVKGRTGFAGMRDRVMIEVLLGTGIRIGELEALDTDDIDLDAKHLRVRAKGNVVQVKFIKTDLRILLKRYLKERSRQSTTPCSALFLSNRGTRLCQRQIANRIALWLKKAGIEKNLTPHGLRHTFATHLYGATSDLLVVQRALGHRDISTTQIYTHLVDGQLEDALERL; encoded by the coding sequence ATGCCGAACAGCAGTGATCGACTGGAAGCGGCCATAGAGCGGTTCTGTGCCCACCTGTCGGCCGAAAACAAAGCGGAAGGGACTGTGACCGCATACCGGCGGGATCTGCGACTGGTGGCCTGTGTGGCCGAATCCTTCCAGCCCGGACTCTGCTGCCAAGATGTGACACCCGGCCTGCTGGATCGGGCTTTATCCTCGCCAGAGATTTTGACCACAAACTCGGGAGCACGATCCCCGGCATCGGTGCATCGGTTGAAGGCGGCGGTCCGTTCCTTCTTCACTTGGACTACCGATGCCGGGCTTACATCTGAAAACCCGGCCCGGGCGGTTCGCATGAAAAGGCTGGCGCAGAAGCCGCCGGTGTTTCTTACGGCTTCAGAAAAGAAGGCATTGCTGAAAGAGGTAAAAGGCCGCACGGGCTTTGCCGGAATGCGTGATCGGGTCATGATCGAAGTCCTGCTCGGCACCGGTATCCGCATCGGTGAGCTTGAAGCGCTGGACACAGATGATATCGACCTCGATGCAAAGCATCTGAGAGTCAGAGCCAAAGGGAATGTGGTGCAGGTCAAGTTCATAAAAACCGACCTCCGAATCCTGCTGAAAAGATATTTGAAAGAACGATCCCGGCAAAGCACAACGCCATGCAGCGCACTGTTTCTGTCCAATAGAGGAACACGTCTTTGCCAGCGGCAGATAGCCAACCGGATAGCCTTGTGGCTGAAGAAAGCCGGTATTGAAAAGAACCTGACTCCGCATGGCCTGCGACATACCTTTGCAACCCACCTTTACGGGGCCACCAGTGACCTGCTTGTCGTGCAGAGGGCGCTGGGGCACCGGGATATTTCAACGACCCAGATTTACACTCACCTTGTCGATGGTCAGCTTGAGGATGCTCTTGAAAGACTGTGA